A window of the Leishmania braziliensis MHOM/BR/75/M2904 complete genome, chromosome 1 genome harbors these coding sequences:
- the CYP12 gene encoding putative cyclophilin 12 has protein sequence MTGVTSFTVYGLVKAADFQRCAEAAAYVNEKLPESYAVTVTLEVPRDFFERRDAWASVGQLPSQQQPADNSSSRGGEPATTASAASSEPAAVVVVKHGSDGEPQRLLTAEMFLHNIASHTHYRPDATEDYYTAQGQRAWRAFLASRGRQYCWMDVSVSGMAVGRIWFELYTAVAPLTCKNFCELCRGTTVAMGDTVSPNSAFDPLPAPQSYDIGYKGTTFFRTLKDAWVMGGDVTGAHSGNGGYSCYGRCFPDETYAVPHDAAGVLGMCNDGPHTSSSTFYITRRPMSWMNGKYVAFGRVMDGMHVVDAIHAVEVRHNQSPKAEIVITDCDVLDTTA, from the coding sequence atgaCGGGCGTCACCTCATTCACCGTCTACGGGCTCGTCAAGGCGGCGGACTTCCAGCGGtgcgcagaggcggcagcgtaCGTGAATGAGAAGCTCCCTGAGTCCTATGCGGTCACAGTGACGCTAGAGGTTCCACGAGATTTTTTCGAACGACGGGACGCGTGGGCATCTGTGGGGCAGCTGCCGTCACAGCAACAGCCTGCCGATAACTCATCTTCTCGGGGCGGTGAGCCAGCTACCACGGCGTCCGCGGCCTCTAGCGAGCCAGCcgcggtagtggtggtgaagcacggcagcgatggcgagcCACAGCGCCTTCTTACTGCAGAGATGTTCCTACACAACATCGCTAGTCACACGCACTATCGGCCCGATGCCACAGAGGACTACTACACCGCGCAAGGGCAGCGTGCGTGGCGCGCCTTCCTCGCATCGCGTGGCCGGCAGTACTGCTGGATGGACGTGTCGGTGAGCGGTATGGCGGTGGGGAGGATTTGGTTTGAGCTGTACACAGCTGTGGCACCGTTGACGTGCAAGAACTTCTGCGAGCTGTGCCGTGGCACCACGGTGGCCATGGGCGACACGGTCTCGCCTAACAGCGCCTTCGAcccgctgccagcgccgcagtCGTACGACATTGGCTACAAGGGGACTACGTTCTTCCGGACTTTAAAGGATGCGTGGGTGATGGGGGGAGACGTGACCGGAGCGCACTCCGGCAACGGCGGCTACTCGTGCTACGGCCGCTGCTTCCCAGATGAGACCTACGCCGTTCCCCACGACGCGGCTGGAGTCCTCGGCATGTGCAACGACGGCCCGCACACGAGCAGCTCCACCTTCTACATCACGCGTCGGCCCATGTCGTGGATGAACGGCAAGTATGTCGCCTTTGGTCGAGTCATGGATGGCATGCACGTGGTGGATGCGATCCACGCGGTAGAAGTACGCCACAACCAATCCCCGAAAGCGGAGATCGTCATCACTGACTGCGATGTGCTTGACACTACTGCGtag
- a CDS encoding putative long-chain-fatty-acid-CoA ligase yields the protein MQPCRWRHCRSTRVRDYYLNQHTALYTEKASSAALTMQSVPSVLAGSMAPTIPSVFLLDTAANAGGEDMATKVATWSPTPPLPTQQQPQKGLHDPQETPSRRRDAPRTSTTRTLLTTGEGLGSTAHDTGRFISLVEEMAAACRRIGAAPLVCWRSIDRVTELPPEDPLWRRLTNGGGGGGGRVDNARGEIEDDTSCPPVSDVPRKRCSHPSAPLVGDGGSSAAAPLPSLQQQQQDQQHSEPPSLYYLGPQQYMTADVWWSRVEAFGFGLCSMGLRPGDLIGIVEDTRWEWLVTCYAAWSVGLVVVVFDSSARTMARAAMDTAPEMKALVCSPVVHRALRRHFDDAAAAAAAAARSARAPAPFTPTSVSSMKDYDGDEGDMYDGNHGACASGDAAGTVPPQLTSVHPRKKRHAHPSMFIVVRRSGPPRDCRSDGGDVHAAAMRSSASSDAAPGPGAPP from the coding sequence ATGCAGCCCTGCAGATGGCGGCACTGCCGAAGCACACGGGTGCGGGACTACTACCTCAACCAGCATACGGCCCTGTACACGGAGAAGGCGTCGTCCGCGGCGCTGACTATGCAGTCGGTCCCTTCGGTACTAGCGGGCAGCATGGCGCCAACCATCCCGAGCGTCTTCCTGCTAGACACCGCCGCGAATGCCGGAGGCGAGGACATGGCCACCAAGGTGGCCACATGGTCTCCAACGCCACCGCTACCGACGCAACAACAGCCGCAAAAGGGACTCCACGACCCTCAAGAAACTCCGTCCAGACGGCGTGACGCGCCACGTACGAGCACGACACGCACGCTGCTGACGACGGGAGAGGGcctcggcagcaccgcgcacGACACCGGCCGCTTCATTTCactggtggaggagatggcggcaGCCTGCCGCCGCAttggcgccgcgccgctcgTCTGCTGGCGCAGTATTGATCGCGTGACGGAGCTGCCACCGGAAGATCCGCTTTGGCGGCGGCTTaccaacggcggcggcggcggtggtggtcggGTGGACAACGCCCGTGGCGAGATTGAGGACGACACGTCGTGCCCGCCAGTGAGCGATGTGCCACGCAAGCGCTGCTCACACCCCTCCGCTCCCCTCGTcggtgatggcggcagcagcgccgcagcccCTCTACcctcactgcagcagcagcagcaggaccAGCAGCACTCCGAGCCACCCTCACTCTACTACCTTGGCCCGCAGCAGTACATGACCGCAGATGTATGGTGGTCGCGCGTGGAGGCATTCGGCTTCGGTCTTTGCAGCATGGGCCTGCGTCCTGGTGACCTGATCGGCATCGTCGAGGACACGCGTTGGGAGTGGCTCGTCACGTGTTACGCAGCTTGGAGTGTCGGcctcgttgtcgtcgtcttcgacAGCTCGGCACGGACTATGGCGCGGGCTGCCATGGACACAGCGCCGGAGATGAAGGCGCTTGTGTGTAGTCCCGTTGTTCACCGTGCCTTGCGCCGGCACTTTGAcgatgccgcagcagcagcggcggcggcggctcgcAGCGCTCGCGCGCCAGCCCCGTTTACACCCACGTCTGTGAGCAGCATGAAGGACTACGATGGCGATGAGGGCGACATGTATGATGGCAATCATGGCGCGTGTGCGAGTGGTGACGCAGCAGGGACCGTGCCGCCTCAGTTGACTTCAGTCCACCCGCGAAAGAAACGACATGCCCATCCTTCCATGTTCATCGTCGTCCGGCGCAGCGGACCCCCGCGCgactgccgcagcgacggcggtgacgtccacgccgcagcgatgcgcagcagtgcgtcATCTGACGCGGCACCGGGACCGGGGGCGCCCCC
- a CDS encoding putative DNA excision/repair protein SNF2 — translation MVQRLYPHQRAGIQWLYARHCKSRACLLADEMGLGKTVQVAVFLGQLYARQMIKTTILVVPPTLISMWTAAFAEWGGASLIRLVEVIHNEPRIKRQTRWRKLRYGLPCVLLTTYGVLRQDAAAMSATLVDYVVLDEAHFIKDPSTSVFKSAMTLAARHKIALTGTPLMNAFDDMWSVFRFLDGSVIDVDRAKFNTISATLLRGNQRDASAAQRAAASDALAKLQAAIRPFTLRREKKDVAADVLSSRKEDVVVWVRLTDAQQQLYAAFLDSKEVASARDGAADVDFTEVTAGEDGVDTEKAKLGSGGPSGAATTASASTNPLLLLTMLLQICNHPWLSLVDEAFAAALAHNPYEAPVAEIGDIFGGAKLWVALQLILRCVSERRKTLVFSRSKRLLHLLSFLLREWRLTHTQVDGGTPSERRCAEVDRFNSNAGVWVCLLTTQVGGVGLTFSAASAVVLLDPSWNPSADAQAVDRVHRIGQQRNVVVFRLVTCGTVEEKVYRNQIFKRMAALQSTKGSSGGEGSRPPEPGADGELYRYFTRLQLRSMFVMDDVEQSSTAEQLELLHPGRVRSQMREELCRIDGVRDVSDNACVLTEAVDAGAAGRDEANLTLTPSATSGRTGHADSVSPTLSQASLSQQTLGQVRSRSDDAQGGDGASRRCRVEEDTLTSVHVEREGYGASTNPRGAFGAASQTTAPAISAQPELQSSQHASSSPFPLALPDRSATMLAPL, via the coding sequence ATGGTCCAAAGACTGTACCCGCATCAACGCGCAGGCATTCAGTGGCTCTACGCTCGCCATTGCAAGTCCCGTGCCTGTCTCCTGGCGGATGAGATGGGCCTCGGCAAGACAGTGCAGGTGGCTGTCTTTCTTGGCCAGCTCTACGCGCGGCAGATGATCAAGACGACGATCCTCGTCGTCCCCCCGACGCTGATCTCCATGTGGACGGCCGCTTTCGCAGAGTGGGGCGGCGCGTCACTTATACGGCTCGTCGAAGTCATCCACAATGAGCCCCGCATAAAGCGGCAGACGCGGTGGCGGAAACTGCGCTATGGGCTGCCTTGTGTGCTGCTCACCACCTATggcgtgctgcggcaggaCGCGGCAGCCATGAGCGCCACTCTTGTGGACTACGTTGTGCTGGACGAGGCGCACTTCATAAAGGACCCCAGCACCTCTGTCTTCAAGAGCGCCATGACCCTCGCCGCACGGCACAAGATCGCGCTGACAGGCACGCCACTCATGAACGCCTTCGATGACATGTGGAGCGTCTTTCGCTTCCTCGATGGGTCGGTAATCGATGTGGACCGGGCGAAATTCAACACCATCAGCGCGACCCTGCTGCGCGGTAATCAGCGTGACgccagcgcggcgcagcgggcgGCTGCCTCGGACGCGCTGGCAAAGCTGCAGGCCGCCATTCGCCCTTTCACGCTGCGCCGCGAAAAGAAGGACGTCGCTGCGGACGTGCTGTCGAGTAGGAAGGAGGACGTCGTCGTGTGGGTGCGCTTGACggacgcgcagcagcagctgtacgCGGCCTTCTTGGATTCCAAGGAGGTGGCGTCCGCCCgtgacggcgcagcggaCGTGGACTTCACAGAGGTCACCGCTGGCGAGGATGGTGTGGACACGGAAAAGGCTAAGCTAGGCAGTGGCGGCCCGTCAGGTGCTGCCACTACTGCCAGTGCATCAACGAATCCCTTGCTTCTCCTGACAATGCTGTTGCAGATCTGCAACCATCCCTGGTTGAGCCTCGTCGACGAGGCCTTCGCAGCGGCCCTCGCGCACAACCCGTACGAGGCCCCCGTGGCAGAGATTGGCGATATCTTTGGTGGCGCAAAGCTGTGGGTGGCACTGCAGCTGATTCTCCGCTGCGTCTCGGAGCGGCGCAAGACGCTCGTCTTCTCGCGCTCAAAACGActtctgcacctcctcagTTTCCTCCTGCGTGAGTGGCgactgacacacacacaggtggACGGCGGCACGCCGAgcgagcgccgctgcgccgagGTCGACCGTTTCAACAGCAACGcgggcgtgtgggtgtgtctaCTCACGACGCAGGTTGGCGGTGTCGGGCTCACCTTTAGCGCCgcctcggcggtggtgctgctcgaccCCAGCTGGAACCCGTCTGCGGATGCCCAGGCTGTGGACCGCGTCCACCGCATTGGCCAGCAGCGCaacgtcgtcgtcttccGCCTGGTGACGTGCGGAACGGTCGAGGAGAAGGTGTACCGCAATCAAATTTTCAAGCGcatggcagcgctgcagtccacgaagggcagcagcggcggagagGGCAGTCGGCCTCCGGAGCCAGGTGCTGATGGAGAGCTCTACCGCTACTTcacgcgcctgcagctgcgcagcatgTTTGTCATGGATGATGTTgagcagagcagcacagcagagcagctggagctgctgcacccggGGCGCGTCCGCTCGCAAATGCGCGAGGAACTCTGCAGGATCGACGGTGTGCGCGACGTGAGCGACAATGCATGCGTACTGACAGAGGCGGTCGACGCGGGCGCAGCGGGCCGCGATGAAGCAAACCTGACGCTCACGCCTTCGGCCACGTCGGGGCGCACGGGGCATGCAGACTCTGTCTCACCAACGTTATCGCAAGCATCGCTGTCCCAGCAGACGCTGGGGCAAGTACGCAGCCGCTCAGACGACGCGCAAGGCGGCGATGGTGCTTctcggcgctgccgcgtcgaAGAGGACACGCTCACCAGCGTGCATGTTGAAAGGGAGGGCTACGGCGCTTCCACGAATCCTAGGGGGGCCTTCGGAGCGGCTTCACAGACGACCGCGCCGGCGATATCCGCGCAGCCCGAGTTGCAGAGCTCTCAGCACGCCAGTAGCTCGCCGTTTCCTTTAGCTCTACCCGACCGCAGTGCAACGATGCTGGCACCCCTTTGA